In Blautia sp. SC05B48, a single genomic region encodes these proteins:
- the trpA gene encoding tryptophan synthase subunit alpha: MNRITEAFANGKAFIPFLACGDPSLEVTEQLVYAMEEAGADLIELGIPFSDPTAEGPVIQEANVRALAGGVTTDKVFAMVEKIRKNTKIPMVFMTYANVVFSYGTERFIRKAAEVGMDGLILPDVPFEEKEEFDVVCKQYGLDLISLIAPTSHERIAMIAKESEGFVYCVSSLGVTGMRTSITTDIGAMVKLVKAQKDIPCAVGFGISTPEQAKKMADQSDGAIVGSAIVKLCGAYGKDCVPKVKAYVKEMKDAIR, encoded by the coding sequence ATGAATAGAATTACAGAAGCATTTGCAAACGGAAAAGCATTTATTCCTTTTTTGGCCTGCGGAGATCCGTCTCTGGAGGTAACAGAGCAACTGGTTTATGCAATGGAAGAAGCAGGAGCAGATCTGATCGAGCTTGGAATCCCGTTCTCAGATCCTACCGCAGAGGGACCTGTGATCCAGGAAGCCAATGTTCGGGCACTTGCAGGCGGCGTGACTACAGATAAAGTTTTTGCAATGGTAGAAAAAATCCGTAAAAACACAAAAATCCCAATGGTATTTATGACCTACGCAAACGTAGTATTTTCTTACGGAACAGAGCGTTTTATCAGGAAAGCAGCAGAAGTTGGAATGGATGGACTGATCCTTCCGGATGTTCCGTTTGAGGAAAAAGAAGAGTTTGATGTTGTGTGCAAACAGTACGGCCTTGATCTGATCTCCCTGATCGCACCGACTTCCCATGAGCGGATCGCCATGATCGCAAAAGAGTCGGAAGGTTTTGTTTACTGCGTATCTTCCCTTGGGGTAACAGGAATGCGTACCAGCATTACCACAGATATCGGAGCTATGGTGAAGCTGGTAAAAGCCCAGAAAGATATTCCATGTGCAGTAGGATTCGGAATCTCCACACCGGAGCAGGCAAAAAAGATGGCAGACCAGTCGGACGGTGCCATTGTAGGATCTGCCATTGTGAAGCTTTGTGGTGCCTACGGCAAAGACTGCGTGCCGAAGGTGAAGGCTTATGTGAAAGAGATGAAGGATGCGATCAGATAA
- a CDS encoding glycoside hydrolase family 3 C-terminal domain-containing protein: MNREEAKKKAEALVARMTLEEKASQLRYDAPAIKRLGIPAYNWWNEGLHGVARAGQATVFPQAIGMAATFDRKSVAEMAGIVATEGRAKYNAYSVNGDRDIYKGLTFWSPNVNIFRDPRWGRGHETYGEDPYLTKELGVSFVKALQGNGDTMKAAACAKHFAVHSGPEALRHEFDAEASAKDMEETYLPAFEGLVKEAKVEAVMGAYNRTNGEPCCGSPTLQKKLRGEWKFQGHFVSDCWAIRDFHEHHMVTDTAVESAALAINNGCDLNCGNTYLHIMKAYEKGLVTEETITQAAVRLFTTRYLLGLFDGSEYDNISYLEVESPRNLAAAEKAAEKSFVLLKNNGILPLDKEKLKTIGIIGPNADSRQALIGNYHGTASRYITIQEGIQDYVGDDVRILTSRGCDLFRDRTEHLAFTRDRIAEAKVVAENSDVVILCMGLDETLEGEEGDTGNSYVSGDKEDIELPGVQRELMEAIADTGKPAVFCLLAGSDLNLKYAAEKFDAVMMLWYPGCQGGKAAAKVLFGEISPSGKLPVTFYESLEELPDFTDYSMKGRTYRYMERKAQFPFGFGLTYSNVTVDKAEVKTCGQKINVEVEVRNNGAYDTEDVVQIYVKNIDSKNAIPNPMLAGFQRIFLKAGECRKIEIPIWEKAFTVVDEMGKRMEEGKKFEIYAGCSQPDEKSKELTGIMPVRIIWEK, encoded by the coding sequence ATGAATCGGGAGGAAGCAAAGAAGAAAGCAGAAGCGCTGGTTGCCAGAATGACGCTGGAGGAAAAAGCCAGTCAGTTAAGGTACGATGCACCTGCAATAAAAAGACTGGGAATTCCGGCATATAACTGGTGGAATGAGGGACTTCACGGTGTTGCCAGAGCAGGGCAGGCAACGGTTTTTCCACAGGCGATCGGAATGGCGGCAACTTTTGATAGGAAAAGTGTGGCAGAGATGGCCGGTATCGTGGCAACAGAGGGCAGAGCAAAGTATAATGCATATTCCGTAAACGGTGACAGAGATATTTATAAGGGATTGACGTTCTGGTCTCCTAATGTCAATATTTTTCGTGATCCACGATGGGGTAGAGGACATGAAACTTATGGGGAAGATCCGTATCTTACAAAAGAACTTGGAGTTTCCTTTGTAAAAGCACTTCAGGGAAATGGGGATACAATGAAGGCAGCAGCCTGTGCCAAACATTTTGCAGTACATTCCGGGCCGGAGGCACTTCGTCATGAATTTGATGCGGAAGCATCCGCAAAAGATATGGAAGAAACGTATCTGCCGGCATTTGAAGGTCTGGTAAAAGAAGCGAAAGTAGAAGCGGTTATGGGAGCTTATAACCGGACAAACGGGGAACCCTGCTGCGGAAGTCCCACATTACAGAAAAAACTCAGAGGCGAATGGAAATTTCAGGGGCATTTTGTATCAGACTGCTGGGCAATCCGTGATTTTCACGAACACCATATGGTAACGGATACAGCCGTTGAATCTGCAGCACTGGCTATTAATAATGGTTGTGACCTGAATTGTGGAAATACCTATCTTCACATTATGAAAGCATACGAAAAAGGGCTTGTCACAGAAGAAACCATAACCCAGGCAGCAGTGCGGCTTTTTACTACAAGGTATCTGCTGGGCTTGTTTGATGGAAGCGAATATGACAATATCTCCTACCTGGAGGTGGAATCTCCCAGGAATCTGGCTGCAGCGGAGAAAGCAGCGGAAAAAAGTTTTGTTTTGCTGAAAAATAACGGGATTCTTCCGCTTGATAAAGAAAAACTGAAAACAATAGGAATTATTGGACCAAATGCAGACAGCAGACAGGCGCTGATCGGTAATTATCACGGAACAGCTTCCAGGTATATTACCATACAGGAAGGCATCCAGGATTATGTGGGAGACGATGTAAGGATCCTTACTTCCAGAGGCTGTGATCTGTTCCGAGACCGGACGGAGCACCTTGCGTTTACCAGAGATCGTATTGCGGAAGCAAAGGTGGTTGCGGAAAACAGCGATGTGGTGATCTTATGTATGGGACTGGATGAGACACTGGAAGGAGAAGAGGGAGACACCGGAAACAGCTATGTATCGGGAGATAAAGAAGATATTGAACTTCCCGGAGTACAGCGGGAACTGATGGAAGCAATCGCAGACACCGGAAAACCGGCAGTATTCTGTCTGCTGGCAGGAAGTGATCTTAATCTGAAATATGCGGCAGAGAAATTTGATGCAGTCATGATGCTGTGGTACCCTGGATGCCAGGGCGGGAAGGCAGCGGCAAAGGTACTGTTTGGAGAAATCTCGCCATCAGGAAAACTTCCGGTGACATTTTATGAAAGCCTGGAAGAACTTCCGGATTTTACCGATTATTCCATGAAAGGCAGAACATATCGCTATATGGAACGAAAAGCACAGTTTCCTTTTGGATTTGGTCTGACGTACAGTAATGTGACAGTAGATAAAGCAGAGGTCAAAACATGTGGACAGAAGATAAACGTGGAGGTAGAAGTGCGGAATAACGGCGCATATGATACAGAGGATGTTGTTCAGATCTATGTAAAAAATATCGACAGCAAAAACGCCATTCCCAATCCGATGCTGGCCGGTTTTCAGCGGATATTCCTGAAGGCGGGAGAATGCCGAAAAATAGAAATCCCAATATGGGAAAAAGCATTCACCGTAGTAGATGAAATGGGGAAACGGATGGAAGAAGGAAAGAAATTTGAAATTTATGCAGGCTGCAGCCAGCCGGATGAAAAAAGCAAAGAACTGACCGGAATCATGCCGGTAAGGATCATCTGGGAAAAATAA